In Humulus lupulus chromosome 6, drHumLupu1.1, whole genome shotgun sequence, a single genomic region encodes these proteins:
- the LOC133781568 gene encoding uncharacterized protein LOC133781568: MGQYYDVLFDEIEAELYPGCDWISSLNFLAKLMHLKVRGKWPNNSFDELLKLLKFAFPKDNKIPPTHYEAKKKLSKLGMGYQSIHVCKYDCSLFYNEHASKHSCHVCGSSRWVNEKKKGKKVPHKVMRYFLLTPRLKRMYSSRHTANDMLWHHTGRSIKDGVMRHPVDRSAWKYFDATHPDFAKDPRNVRLGLAADGFNPFDNMSLSYSMWPVILTNYNLPPWLCMKEEYFMLTLLIPGPKSPGKDMDVFLRPLVDELKQLWINGVDTRDGTKNEFFKMRAALLWTINDFPACSSLSGWSGQGYKACPTCNEDTTSILVIGKTSYVGHRRFLRSNHKYRRDKEFNGKVEKRNPPQQFTCQQVLNQVNALLLQVSGKHDRFGGVKRKRGAGESNWRKKSIFYELDYWSSNQLKHNLDVMHVEKNVCDSILGTLLDNDKSKDTTNAKHDLKNMGVRKSLWIYEDANKRLMKPHAPYVFTFEQRRDFCQFLTGVKLPDGFFSNLKKKVTDNDSNIVGLKSHDCHVIMQRLLAVGVRKFLPESISTTITELCNFFK, from the coding sequence ATGGGACAGTATTATGACGTGTTGTTCgacgagattgaagctgagttgtatccgggttgtgattggatatcatccttaaactttttggcaaagttgatgcatttgaaagttagagggaagtggccaaataactctttcgatgaattgttgaagttactaaaatttgcatttccgaaagataataaaattccccCAACACACTATGAGGCGAAAAAGAAGCTGAGTAAGTTAGGGATGGGATATCAATCAATCCATGTGTGTAAATATGATTGTtccttattttataatgagcatgcaagcaaacattcatgtcatgtgtgtgggagtagccgatgggtcaatgaaaagaagaaggggaaaaaggttccacacaaggtgatgcgttactttctgTTGACTCCCAGATTAAAGCGAATGTACAGTTCAAGACATACAGCTAATGACATGTTATGGCATCATACTGGGAGATCAATAAAAGATGGGGTGATGCGTCATCCGGTTGACAGGTCTGCATGGAAATACTTTGATGCCACCCATCCTGATTTTGCAAAAGATCCTAGAAATGTTCGTCTAGGCTTGGCTGCTGATGGGTTTAATCCTTTTGACAACATGAGTTtatcatacagcatgtggcctgtgattttgacgaactacaatctccccccttggctatgcatgaaggaagagtattttatgctaactctgcttattcctgggccaaaatcaccgggtaaagacatggatgtatttctaagacccttggtggatgagttaaaaCAATTGTGGATTAACGGGGTCGACACAAGAGATGGCACAAAGAATGAATTTTTCAAGATGCGTGCAGCCCTTCTGTGGACAATTAACGATTTCCCTGCTTGTAGTAGCTTGTCTGGTTGGAGCGGGCAAGGGTATAAAGCATGTCCAACGTGCAATGAAGACACCACTTCCATTCTTGTGATTGGTAAGACATCGTATGTCGGTCATAGGAGATTCTTGAGGAGTAATCATAAGTATAGAAGGGACAAGGAATTTAATGGCAAAGTTGAGAAAAGAAATCCTCCACAACAGTTTACTTGTCAACAAGTTTTAAATCAAGTCAATGCTTTACTGCTTCAAGTGTCTGGCAAACATGACAGATTTGGAGGGGTGAAGCGCAAGCGAGGTGCAGGGgaaagtaattggaggaaaaaaagtattttctatGAACTTGATTACTGGAGTTCAAATCAGTTAAAACACaacctagatgtgatgcatgttgagaagaatgtgtgcgacagcatccttgggactttgttagataatgataaatctaaggacaccactaacgcaaaacatgatttaaagaaTATGGGGGTTAGGAAATCGTTGTGGATTTACGAGGATGCCAATAAAAGGTTAATGAAACCGCATGCTCCATACGTGTTCACTTTTGAACAGAGGCGAGATTTCTGTCAATTTTTGACAGGAGTGAAGTTGCCCGATGGTTTTTTTTCTAATCTAAAGAAAAAAGTCACAGACAATGactcaaacattgttgggttgaagtcccatgattgtcatgtgataatgcaacgattacttgcagtaggtgttcgcaagtttttaccagaatctatatccactaccatcactgaattgtgtaattttttcaaataa
- the LOC133783759 gene encoding ubiquitin carboxyl-terminal hydrolase 10-like produces MLMRFFCLQRFMNIRFFDIWKTPQSYWLQLRRMTTYRLSKNVVGRSRVEIIHRPHEKCPSDSVKGCQGKLIGTPFVTYLKEPICGANVEVAVTRLLSPLKRTRPSVKLQNGK; encoded by the exons ATGCTGATGAGATTCTTCTGCTTGCAGAG GTTTATGAACATAAGATTTTTCGATATTTGGAAAACCCCTCAGAGCTATTGGCTCCAATTAAGGAGGATGAccacttatagactttctaaaaACGTCGTGGGAAGATCCAGAGTTGAAATAATTCATCGACCACATGAAAA GTGTCCGTCAGACAGTGTTAAGGGTTGTCAGGGAAAGCTTATCGGTACCCCTTTTGTTACTTATTTAAAAGAGCCAATATGTGGAGCCAATGTTGAAGTCGCTGTTACTAGATTGTTGTCACCTTTGAAGAGAACGCGTCCTTCAGTTAAGCTCCAGAATGGTAAGTAA